CACCCCTGATACCCGCAAAGGACACGGAGAAGAGAACATGCAGGACATCCTGGAACAACTGGAGAAGAAGCGCGCGGCAGCCCGCCTGGGTGGCGGCACCCGGCGCATCGAGGCGCAGCACAGGAAGGGCAAGCTCACGGCGCGCGAGCGCATCGAGCTTCTGCTGGACGAAGGCACGTTCGAGGAATGGGACATGTTCGTGGAGCACCGCTGCCACGACTTCGGCATGCAGGACCAGAAGGTGCCGGGCGACGGCGTGGTCACCGGCTACGGGATGATCAACGGCCGGCTGGTGTTCGTGTTCAGCCAGGACTTCACCGTGTTCGGCGGCGCGCTGTCGGAGGCGCATGCCGAGAAGATCTGCAAGGTGATGGACCAGGCCATGAAGGTGGGCGCGCCGGTGATCGGGCTCAACGACTCCGGCGGCGCGCGCATCCAGGAGGGCGTGGCGTCGCTGGGCGGCTACGCCGACGTGTTCCAGCGCAACGTGATGGCCTCGGGCGTGGTCCCGCAGATCAGCATGATCATGGGCCCGTGCGCGGGCGGCGCGGTGTACTCGCCGGCCATGACGGACTTCATCTTCATGGTGAAGGACAGCTCGTACATGTTCGTCACGGGGCCCGAGGTGGTGAGGACCGTCACGCACGAGGAAGTCACGGCCGAGGAGCTGGGCGGCGCCACCACGCACACCACCCGCAGCGGCGTGGCGGACCTCGCGTTCGAGAACGACGTGGAGGCGCTGATCATGCTGCGGCGCCTGTACAACTACCTGCCGCTGAACAACCGCGAGAAGCCGCCGATCCGCCCGAGCAACGACCCGGTGGACCGCATGGACCCTTCGCTCGACACGCTGGTGCCGGACAACCCGAACAAGCCGTACGACATGAAAGAGCTGATCGTCAAGACGGTCGACGACGGCGACTTCTTCGAGCTGCAGCCGGAGTTCGCGAAGAACATCATCATCGGCTTCGCCCGCATGGAAGGACAGACGGTGGGCATCGTGGCCAACCAGCCGCTGGTGCTGGCCGGCTGCCTGGACATCAAGAGCTCGACCAAGGCGGCGCGCTTCGTGCGCTTCTGCGATGCGTTCAACATCCCGGTGATCACCTTCGTCGACGTGCCCGGCTTCATGCCCGGCACCAGCCAGGAGTACGGCGGCATCATCAAGCACGGGGCCAAGCTGCTCTACGCGTATGCCGAGTGCACCGTGCCCAAGGTGACGGTCATCACGCGCAAGGCCTATGGCGGCGCGTACGACGTGATGAGTTCCAAGCACCTGCGCGGCGACGTCAACTTCGCCTGGCCCAACGCCGAGATCGCGGTCATGGGCGCCAAGGGCGCGGTGGAGATCATCTTCCGCGAGGACAAGAACGACCCGGCCAAGCTGGCCGCGCGCGAAGCGGAATACAAGGCCCGCTTCGCCAACCCCTTCGTCGCCGGCGCCCGTGGCTTCATCGACGACGTGATCCTGCCGCACGAGACGCGCAAGCGCATCTGCCGTTCGCTCGTGATGCTGCGCGACAAGAAGCTGGAGAACCCGTGGCGCAAGCACGGGAACATCCCGCTGTGAAAGCGGATGCGGACTCCCGTACGCAGAAAACGCGGAGAAACGCAGAAATCGCGGAGAGCAAACCTTTGAATCTTCTCTGCGTCCTCTGCGACCTTTCTGCGTTTTCTGCGTACGGCCGTCCGACTTTCTAAGGTCTACCATGTTCAACAAGATCCTGATCGCCAACCGCGGCGAAATCGCCTGCCGCGTCATCAAGACGGCGAAGAAGATGGGCATCAAGACGGTCGCCGTGTATTCCGACGCCGACCGCGACGCCCGCCACGTGGCGCTGGCCGACGAGGCCGTGCACATCGGCGCCGCGCCCAGCCGCGAGAGTTACCTGCGCATGGACCGCATCATCGAGGCCTGCAAGCAGACCGGTGCGCAGGCGGTGCATCCGGGCTACGGCTTCCTCTCGGAAAACGAGGAGTTCGCGCGCAAGGTCGAGGAGGAGGGCATCACCTTCATCGGGCCCAAGCACTACTCGATCGCGGCGATGGGCGACAAGATCGCTTCCAAGAAGCTGGCGAAGGAAGCGAAGGTCAACACCATTCCGGGCTGGAACGAGGCGATCGAGAGCGCCGAGCAGGCCGTGTCCATCGCCAAGGACATCGGCTATCCGGTCATGATCAAGGCGTCGGCGGGCGGCGGCGGCAAGGGCCTGCGCGTGGCCTACAACGACAAGGAAGCCTTCGAGGGGTTCACCTCCTGCCGGAACGAGGCGCGCAACAGCTTCGGCGACGATCGCGTCTTCATCGAGAAATTTGTCGAGGAGCCGCGCCACATCGAGATCCAGGTGCTGGGCGACGCGCACGGCAACGTGGTCTACCTCAACGAGCGCGAATGCTCGATCCAGCGGCGGCACCAGAAGGTGATCGAGGAAGCGCCGTCGCCCTTCATCAGCGACGACACGCGCAAGGCCATGGGCGAGCAGGCCGTTGCACTGGCCAAGGCAGTGAAGTACCAGAGCGCGGGCACGGTGGAGTTCGTGGTCGGCAAGGACCAGTCGTTCTACTTCCTGGAGATGAACACGCGGCTGCAGGTGGAGCATCCGGTCACGGAATGCATCACCGGCCTGGACCTGGTGGAGCTGATGATCCGTGTGGCGGCCGGCGAGAAGCTGCCGATCACGCAAGCCGACGTGAAGCGCACCGGCTGGGCCATCGAGTGCCGGATCAATGCGGAAGATCCTTTCCGGAATTTCCTGCCGTCGACTGGAAGGTTGGTGAGATTTCAGCCGCCGAAGGAGAGCATGTGGGCGGGGGAACCCTCACCGCAGCCCTCTCCCGAGGGCGGCGTCGTTGGTGGCGTGCGGGTGGACACGGGCGTGGCCGAAGGCGGCGAGATCCCGATGCACTACGACTCGATGATCGCCAAGCTCATCGTGCACG
The sequence above is a segment of the Ramlibacter henchirensis genome. Coding sequences within it:
- a CDS encoding acyl-CoA carboxylase subunit beta encodes the protein MQDILEQLEKKRAAARLGGGTRRIEAQHRKGKLTARERIELLLDEGTFEEWDMFVEHRCHDFGMQDQKVPGDGVVTGYGMINGRLVFVFSQDFTVFGGALSEAHAEKICKVMDQAMKVGAPVIGLNDSGGARIQEGVASLGGYADVFQRNVMASGVVPQISMIMGPCAGGAVYSPAMTDFIFMVKDSSYMFVTGPEVVRTVTHEEVTAEELGGATTHTTRSGVADLAFENDVEALIMLRRLYNYLPLNNREKPPIRPSNDPVDRMDPSLDTLVPDNPNKPYDMKELIVKTVDDGDFFELQPEFAKNIIIGFARMEGQTVGIVANQPLVLAGCLDIKSSTKAARFVRFCDAFNIPVITFVDVPGFMPGTSQEYGGIIKHGAKLLYAYAECTVPKVTVITRKAYGGAYDVMSSKHLRGDVNFAWPNAEIAVMGAKGAVEIIFREDKNDPAKLAAREAEYKARFANPFVAGARGFIDDVILPHETRKRICRSLVMLRDKKLENPWRKHGNIPL
- a CDS encoding acetyl-CoA carboxylase biotin carboxylase subunit, translated to MFNKILIANRGEIACRVIKTAKKMGIKTVAVYSDADRDARHVALADEAVHIGAAPSRESYLRMDRIIEACKQTGAQAVHPGYGFLSENEEFARKVEEEGITFIGPKHYSIAAMGDKIASKKLAKEAKVNTIPGWNEAIESAEQAVSIAKDIGYPVMIKASAGGGGKGLRVAYNDKEAFEGFTSCRNEARNSFGDDRVFIEKFVEEPRHIEIQVLGDAHGNVVYLNERECSIQRRHQKVIEEAPSPFISDDTRKAMGEQAVALAKAVKYQSAGTVEFVVGKDQSFYFLEMNTRLQVEHPVTECITGLDLVELMIRVAAGEKLPITQADVKRTGWAIECRINAEDPFRNFLPSTGRLVRFQPPKESMWAGEPSPQPSPEGGVVGGVRVDTGVAEGGEIPMHYDSMIAKLIVHGSDRQDAIAKMRDALNGFVIRGISSNVPFQAALLAHPKFVAGDFNTGFIAEHYGKGFRAEDVTHDDPDFLVALAAYVNRRSLQRSAGISGQMRGHTFRVGEDFVVVKLGEGGKNEPQPARVSDFQAVSGSSVVETGGKRYEICSNWHMGASRIRGTVGGKPFTAQVERGVGKNPLAIAISHNGTRLVVMVFTPKTAELHALMPYKAPPDMSRYVLSPMPGLLVDVAVQPGQKVQAGERVAVIEAMKMENVLFAAADGVVAKVLAGKGESLVVDQPIVEFEK